The Polyangium mundeleinium genome contains the following window.
TGTACGATTCGACCGATTGGGAGATCGAGACGACCACGCAGGACAACGAACAGTATCTCGTCCGTCACCTCGACGGCGTCTGCTGGTATCCAAAAGCGCCGGTCGGCGAGGAGTTCGACGTGCCCCCGCCCTGCCGAGACGACGGGACCCCGCCAAACGACGAGACATTTAGCTGTCTCACGAAGGCGGGGAAGCTCGTCGTCAAGTGATCACTTCGTAAAGTCGCAGTTCCCGCCCGCGCAGCCTTCGGGCACGGTGATCTTCGGCGCGCCGGCCCAGACCGATTTCAGGTACGCCGTGATCTGCTGGCGCGCCGCGTCCCCGGCCGGGCCGCCCGTCGCGGCAAAGCCGTGGATGTCATACGCATCCTTGTCCGCCGTCCTGTATTGCGTGAGGCCGCTCTTGCCGACGATCTCGGAGGCCGTCTCGACGCCGAGGATCGGGCTCAAGACCGCGCCGACCTGGCCCGCGCCGACCGCGACCGAAAGCAAGGCGGTGCCCTCGTTCGGCAAGATCGGGTCGCCCATGCTCTCCTGAATCAAGTACGCCGTCGGCTCTTCGGGCATGCGGTCCGCCCAGCTCGATCCGTCGACCTCGTCCCAGTTCGATTGGCTGAGCGCGAGCGCAAACCCGACGTCGAGGTCGCCGCCGTACGTCGTGCGCAGGAGGCCTCGGACCGTGGAGTACACGTTCGAGCCGGGGATGAAATGGGTCCAGCCAGCGCCTGGGACGTTGAGGACGCCGTAATGCATGTCGGGGTCGACGGAAGCGTAGACGAGGCCGAGCGTGCCGCCGAGCGACCCGCCGGCCCAGACCGGGGTGCTGCTGTCGGGCTTTCGGCCGATGAGCGGGTTCGCCCCGCCGTCGAAGGTGGGGCCCGAGAGCAGCTCGCCGAGCGTCGTCTTCATCGCCGCCTGCACGGCCGCGCCGTCGGCGATGGCCTGCATGAGCCGCGCCGTGGAGCGGTGCGTGGCCTCGGCCATACGCGTCATCCCGACGAACGTCTCGATGACGTCGTCGCCGGTCCAGCCGTCGAAGCGAATGCCGACCTTGCCCGTGCCATTCAGGCCGAGCTCCTGGTCGAACGAGCTGTCGTCGACGTCGCCGCCCATGCCGTGGCCGAACATGACGAACCGGTAATTGCCCGTGCCGGCCGGGACCATGACGCGGAAGGGCGCCTCGTGCGTGCCCTTGGCGACGACATTGCCGGCCTCGTCGACCAAAAGATCACGGTCGTCTTCGAGGAACGACGGGAGCCCGACGAGCCGGCCCCGCACGACGGCCGCGACGGCCGCATTCGGATCCCACGAAACGGAGTCGATTTCGATGGTGACCTTGCCCTGGGAGACGGCCTCGATGGCGCCCTTGCGCATGGCCGTGAGGCGCTTCGTAGCGTCGTCGCCGGAGCGGGTCGTGAAATCGAAGACACGAAGGACACGCGCCGGATCGATGCCCGCCTCCGCGAGGAGTTTCCGGGTGGGCGCGTGGTAGGCGCGGAGGTCGGCCTCGGCCTGCGAGGTCGGGGTGGCGAGGCCAAGCGCGACGCGGGTTTGGTGCGTCGGCGCAATGGCGGCGCCGTCCTCCATTTTGAGGTCGTCGAGGACGACGGCCACGTAATCGGCGCCGGGTTCGAGCGGGCGCAAGGGGTAGCCGAGGAGGAGCGTCTCGGTGGCCGGATCCTCGCCCGGAATCGTGGAGAGGCGCACGGGGACGGCTTCGCCGCGGCGCGCATGGTCGTGCTGCGCGAGGAGGAGGCGGACGGGTCCCTCGGTGGGGGAGGCCGCGGCGGGCACAGCGACGGGGCCGGCAAACCCCACGGCGAGCGGAGTTACGCGGGAAAAGCCGTCAGCAAGGGCGAGGGAGCGAGGATCGTCGTCGACAGGGAGGCTCTCGGCCTCGACGTGGAGGCGGACGCCCGTAGCCGTGGAGGCGTCCTTGGCGAGGTGGGCGCTGGAGGGCCAGGGCAAGAGGCACCGAAGCTCGTCCGGGTCGCCACACGGGGCCGTGAGAGGCGCACGGGCCCCCTCAGCGCGGTCAGGCGCGGTGAAGACGGGCGTCTCCTCATCCCCGCCGCAACCGGCGAGAGCGAGGGCGAAGGCGAAGAAAAAGCGCGGCGCGCGGGCGCCAAGGGAATGGATGGGCATGGCGAGACCACCCTAACGGAGCGGTCAAGCCGAAGACAACAGGTGGATTTTCGCAGCGGGAGCGGCGCAGAGCTGGGGCGTTGCCCCAGGCCCCAGGAGGGGGCTATCCGCCCCCTCCACCCCGGACCAGCCAGGGGCTGGACCCAAGCTCGATGAACTGCGCTCCGCGCAGTTCATCGAACAGGCCCGGTCAAGACCGGCAGCGACCCTGCCCACCAAGACAGCCGCGCGGCTGGTTCGGCTGGCGACCCGGCTTCTTCATCGGCCCGTTTGAAAAACTGCGCGGAGCGCAGTTTTTCAACCCCCGGTCCAGGCCGTGCCTGGTCCGGGTCGAGGGGCGGACAGCCCCCGCGGGGTCCGGGGCAGCGCCCCGGCGCGGCGGCCTCAATCAGGCGCCGGCGCGCCAGAGGGCGTAGATGGCGCCCCAGGACATGGCGAGCAGGACGACGAAGAAGGCGTAGGAGAGACGCTCGATCGTGCGGATCGACTTGCGGCTTGCGGCGAGGCCCCAGCCCATCGCGAAGGTGCCGATGCCATTTGCGAGGTGGTAGGCGACGCCGAGGGTGCCGAGGATGTAGACCACGAGCGTCGGCATGTGGTGGTGCATCTCGTGCGAGATGTCCGAGAAGGCCTCGGCGTGGCCGAGCAGCAGGCGCGGACGGAGCATCGCCAGCCAGATGTGCGCGCCGAGGAAGAAGAGCACGCCGACGGCGCTTGCGCGCTGGAGGATGTACCGGAGGTTGGCGAAGTAGCCGTAGCGCTCGTTGTTTGGGCGCATGCTCTTCAGCCGGCCGAGGCCCCACACCGTGTGAATCACGAGGGGCAACAGGACGACGAGGAGCGTGATCCCGTGCGCGACGGGGTGCGCATGCTGGGTGACCGACGTCTGCCATGCCTCGGCGCCTTGGAAGGCCGCGAGGTTGTCCCACACGTGGTTCACGGTCCAGACGCCGAGGGGCGCCACGGCGAGGAGCGATCCGAGGCGCGAGGAGACGAACGTCCGGCGCGCGCCGCGGGAAACATCGAGGGTCTCGGCCGACATGCGCTCGCCTTAGTAGCTTTGCGCGGGAATGACAAGAGGGCTTGCCGACCCTCACCCGCGGCCCCTCTCCCGCCGGGAGGGGGAGATGGGGGAGGGCGCGTCGAAGCGCGCGGCGCCGATTTTCCGTCGGGCCTCGTCGTCTGCGCCGCTGCCTTGGCCGAGGCCTGCGACGTCGGCTGGGATGACGGCGGCGGGGCCGAAGCGGTCGGCGATGCGGTCGAGGACCTGGTTGAGGCGCTTCGAGCGCTGCGCGCCCTGGTCGAAGAGCGGGAGCTGGCCCCCGCCGCGGCTGAGCTCCTGGGCCGAGACGCCCGTGAGGCGGACGCGGCGGGACAGGGGCAGGCCGTCGAGGAGCGCGAGGGCTGCGCGGTGAAGGAGCGTTCCGTCGTCGGTGGGCTCGTCGAGCGTGGTCCGGCGCGTGACGAGGGTGTGGTCCGAGAGCTTGATCTTCAGGACCACCACCCGCGCCACGAGGCCTGCGCGGCGCAGGCGGCGGCCCACGCGCAAGGCCTGGGCGTGGACGTGCGGGGCGAGGGCGGGGGCGCCCTGGAGGTCCTCCTCGAAGGTGTCCTCGGCGCCGAGGGATTTTTGCTCGCGGTCCGGGACGACGGGGCGATCGTCGCCGTGCCCGGTCGCGAGGGCGTGGATGTGCGGGCCGAGCTTGCCGAGCAGGACCCCGAGCGAGACGGGATCCCGCGCAGCGACGTCGCCGATGGTGTGCAAGCCCTGCGCGCGCAGGATCTCCTCGGTCTTCGGCCCGACGCCCCAAAGGCGCGAGACGGGCAGGGGCGCGAGGAAGTGCGTCGTGTCCTCGGGCGCGACGATTCGCTGGCCGTTTGGTTTGGCGAGGTCGGAGGCGATCTTTGCGACGAGCTTCGAGGAGGCGACGCCGGCCGAGGCGGGGAGGTGCACTTCGTCGGCGATACGCGCGCGGATGTCCGTGGCGATGGCCTCGCCGGTGCCGAAGAGCGCGCGGGAGGCCGTGACGTCGAGGAAGGCCTCGTCGAGCGAGAGGGGCTCGACGAGCGGCGTGACGGACTCGAAGATGGCGTGGATCTGCTCGCTCGCCTCGACGTACGCGGCAAAACGTGGGGGGACGACGACGGCGGAGGGCGCGAGGACGAGCGCGCGGGCCATGGGCATGGCGCTGCGGACGCCGAAGCGGCGGACCTCGTAGGAGGCGGCGAGGACGACGCCGCGGCGCGGGTGGCCGCCGACGATGACGGGGCGGCCGCGGAGGCGTGGATCGTCCCGCTGCTCGACGGAGGCGTAAAACGCATCCATGTCGACGTGCAGGACGACCCGGCTCATGGGCCCACGGTATGACACGGCCGGAGCCGCCGCGAGAATGTTCGCATCCGAAAAACGCGGCCGGGGACGCCCGCGCGTGGCGGCGGGCCCCGGTGTTGCTTCCTCGGCGAGGCAGGGGTTCGACAGGGGGGTCGGAAGCCGTGGCGACGAGCGAGGTCGACATCGGCGCCGCGGCGCTCGACATCAGCGCCGAGGCGCTCGAGGAGTGCGCGCGGGAGCCGATCCACGTCCCGGGCTCCGTGCAGCCGCACGGCGCGCTGCTCGCCGTGCGCGAGGACGATCTGCGGGTGGTGCAAGCAAGCGAGAACACCCGCGCCCTCGTCGGCGTGGACGCGCGCGCGCTCCTCGGTCAGCCCCTGCGGGCCTTCCTCGATCCGGGGTCGTGGGATCAGTTCGAACGAGCCCTGCGGCAACCCTCGCTCCGCAAGGAGAGCCCGCTCTTCCTGCGCTTCGCAGGGCTCGCCTTCACGGCGATGCTCTACCGCTCGGAGGGGCTCGTGGTGCTCGAGCTGGAGGCGTCGGGGCCACCCGAGGAGAACCGGATCGCAGGCACGCTGCAGGTGCTCCTCGCGCGGCTCTCGGGCGCGCGGACGGTCGTCGACCTGCTCCGCAGCGTGGCGAACGAGGTCAAGGTCCTCACGGGCTACGACCGGGTGATGGTCTACCGGTTCCACGAGGACCAGCACGGCGAGGTGGTCGCCGAGGCGCGCGAGCCGGAGCTCGAGCCGTACCTGGGGCAGCACTACCCGGCCTCGGACATCCCCGCCCAGGCGCGCCGGCTGTACACGAAAAACCTCGTCCGGTGCATCCGGGACGTGGAGGCGATCCCTTCGCCCCTCGTGCCGCCGGACAACCCGCGGACGGGCCGCCCGCTCGATCTGAGCGACGCCTGGCTGCGCAGCGTCTCGCCCGTGCATGTGCAGTACCTCCGCAACATGGGCGTGAGCGCGTCGATGTCGATCTCGCTCCTCCGCGATGGAGCGCTGTTCGGGCTCGTCGCGTGTCATCACCGCGCGCCCCGGCTGCTCGTGCCATCGCTGCGTGGCGTGTGCGAGGTGCTCGGGCGCGTGGCGTCGTTCCAGATGGAGATGCTTGATCAGAAAGAAGCGGCAGAGCAATCGGTCCGCGCGAGCACGCTGGCACAGCGCTACGTCGAGCGGGTCGCGGCGCAGCTCGGCGCGGCGACCCACCGCGCAACCGCAAAAGGCGAGGCCGAGAGGGGCCTGCTCGGGCAGGTCTCGTCGCTGCTCGGGTTCGTCGAGGCGACGGGCGTGGCCGTGGTGGACGAGGCGCAGGTGGCGACGGCCGGCGTGACGCCCGCGGCGGAGGACGTGCGGAGGATCGTGGCGTGGCTGCGGGAGACGATGAAGGAGCCGATCTTCGTGACGGACGCGCTCGGAGCGGAGCTGCCCCTCGCGCGCGCGCTCGCGCCCGTGGCGAGCGGGCTGCTCGTGACGTCGTTCAGCCCGGAGGGGCGGACGATGTCGATGTGGTTCCGGCCGGAGATCGAGCGGACGATCTCGTGGGCCGGTGATCCGCGGAAGCCGGTGTCGCGGGATCCGAACACGATGCGGATCGAGCCGCGCCGCTCGTTCGAGGTCTGGCGGCAGACGGTGAAGGGGTGCGCGGAGCCCTGGAAGCCGTGGGAGATCGAGGCCGCGAGCGCGCTGCGCGCGGCGGTGGTGAGCATCGTGCTCGGGCAAGCGGCGGATCTCGCGCGGCTCGCGACCGATCTGCGGGCCGCCCTGCGCGCGCGGGACGATTTCCTCTCGGTCGCGTCGCACGAGCTGCGCACGCCGATCGCGACGCTGCGGCTGACGCTGGAGGCGCTGCAGCGCGCCGCGGCGCGGGGCGGGGAGAGCGGGCTCAGCCGGGCGGACGCGATGCCGCGGATCGAGATGGCGATGCGGCAGGTGGAGCGGAGCGCGGCGCTCGTGGATCAGCTCCTCGACGTCTCGCAGCTTTCCTCGGGCAAGCTCTCGCTTTCGTTCGCGGAGACGGATCTCGGGGCGCTCGTGCGTCGGGTGGCCGAGCGGCTTTCCATGCAGGCCGCGGCGGCGGGCTCGACGCTGGAGGTGCGGACGGAGCCGGACGTCGTGGGGCAATGGGACGAGGGGCGGCTCGATCAGGTGGTGACGAACCTGCTGACGAACGCGATCAAGTACGGCGCGGGGCGGCCGGTGACGATCGAGGTGAGGAGGGGCCGGCGCGAGGCCGAGCTCGTGGTGAGGGATCGGGGCATCGGCATTCCGGCGGAGGCGCAGGCGCGGATCTTCGAGCGGTTCGAGCGAGCGGTGTCGGCGAGCCATTACGGCGGCTTTGGCCTCGGGTTGTGGATCGTGCGGCAGTTCGTGGAGCAAATGGGCGGCCACGTGTCGGTCGCCTCGACCGAGGGGCAAGGCGCGACGTTCACGGTGTGCCTGCCTCTCGCCCGGCGCGCCACGCCCGAGGGGGAGGGCCAGGGCGTTGCCGGGGCGTGAGCGCCGCGTGCTGGTGGTGGACGACGACGAGGATCTTCGCCGAACCGTGACGATGGTCCTCGCAGAGGAAGGGTACTCCGTCCTGGAAGCCGCGAACGGCGCCGAGGCGCTGACGCGGCTGCACGACGGGCCGCTGCCGGACGTGATCCTGCTCGACCTGATGATGCCGGTGATGAACGGGGAGCAATTTCGCCGCGCGCAGCGGGCCGATCCGTCGCTCGCGGAGGTGCCGGTCGTGCTGATGACGGCGGCGGGGTCACGCGCGGTCGAGCCGCTCATGGCGCTCGGCCCGACGCGCGTGCTGCACAAGCCGGTGGGGCTCGAGCCGCTCCTGGAAGCGGTGGACGAGGTGGCGTCAGGGCGCGGCCGCAACGGGCGCGCGAAGTAGCTCGGGCTTCGGCGCTGGCTCGTACGCGACGACGACGGGGCCCTGGGGGCGGAGGGTGATCATCGGCATGAGCGAGAGCGGGCGCCGTTCGAGGAGGCGGACGCGGACGCGGCGAAGGATCGTGGCGAGGACGATGGTGGCTTCGAGGAGGGAGAACTGGTTGCCGATGCAGATGCGAGGTCCGCCGCCGAAGGGATAATACGCGAAGCGAGGGAGCGAACGTTCGAGGCCGCCGAGCCAGCGTTCGGGGAGGAAGCGCTCGGGTTCGGGGAAATACCGGGCGTCGCGGTGGTTGACCCACTGGCTGATCCAGAGCTGGGTGCCCTTGGGGATGCGGTAGCCGGCGAGGGAGGTCTCTTCGATGGCCTCGCGGCCGATGGCCCAGGCCGGCGGATACAGGCGCAACGTTTCGAGGATGACGGCGCGGGCAAACGGGAGGCGCGCGAGGTGCTCCGTGGTCGGGAGGGCGTCGCCGAGGACGGCGTCGCTCTCGGCGCGGAGGCGCGCCTCGACGTCGGGGTGTTTCGAGAGCTGGACGAACGCGTAGGAGAGGGCGAGGGCGGTGGTCTCGTGGCCCGCGAGGAAGAGGGTCATGAGCTCGTCGCGCATCTCGCGATCGGAGAGGCCACGGCCCGCGTCATCCTCGGCCGCGAGGAGCATGGAGAGCAGATCGGAGCCGCCGCCGCCGCGCGCCCGCCGCGCGCGGACGACGCCGAGCAAGACGTCGTCGAGAACGGCAATGGCGTCGCGGGAGCGGCGGTTGTCGGGCAAGGGGAGGTGTTCGAGCCAGGGGAAGAGGGTGATCGAGCCGTCGCCGAATCGATCGACGACGACATGAAGGGCGCGGGCGACATCGGCCGCGCGCGGGCCGACATCGCTGTCAAAGAGGGCCTTGGCGACGATTTCGAGGGTGAGGCGCATCATGTCGGCATGGATGTCGCGGACTTCGCCCGGCTGGAGGGAGCGGGCAAAGCGGTCGGCCGCGAGGGCCATGTCGTTGCCGTAGGCGGCGATGCGCTCGCGGTGGAACGCGGGCGCGAGGAGGCGGCGGTGGCGGAGCCAGATGTCGCCTTCACTGGTGAGGAGGCCATCGCCGAGGACACGGCCGAGGCCGCGGGTCATGCGGTCTTTCCAGAAGCGGCGGTGCTCGGAGACGAGGACACGTTCGATGTCCTCGGGCTCGCGGAGGAGGAAGGCTTCGATGGGGCCGAGGCGCATGCCGACGATGCGGCCGCGCGCGGCGAGGTTCATGAGGAAGCCGAGAGGATCCTGGCGGTAGGCGATGATGTGGCCGGCGAGGGGAAGGGCGCCGGGAGCGAGGGGCGGCAGGGGGGCGGGCGGGGACATGCGGGCATCGTAGCCGGAAGTGGGGGGAGCGGAAGCGGCAAAGGAAATCTGATTGTGTACCGTTTCGAAGCTGCGCTATCGCCCGTCGAAGCTGAGCATGTCGACGAATCGACCAGCGGGAGCGTTGACCTCGCTTCCGCGTCCGGACTCCGCACAAGCTCCGCCCCTTGTCGCCGCCTTGAAAACGTATATTGTCGATCGGGTGAAAAAGACGGCCCTCCTCGCGCTTTCCATGGGCATCTTGGCTTGCGGCCCGAGCGTTGAAATCACCGAAGCGGCTTCCACCGGGGCTCGCCCTCGCCCCGATGCATGCACTCCCGGTGCGGCTCTGAAGCTCGCGTCGATCGACCGGAAAGAGCTCTCGCCGCCGCCTGCCCCGGTGGGCTCCATGGTCCTCGATCCCAAAGCGAGCCGCGCGCTCATCATCGGCGGCATCGCGCTGAAGGGCGGTGGTCCTGCGAAACAGATCTCGGCGCTGGACCTCGCCTCGCTCGAGCACCACGTCCTGTCCCTCAAAGGCGATTCGGTCGAGGTGCCCACGTTCGCCGCGGCG
Protein-coding sequences here:
- a CDS encoding cytochrome P450; translated protein: MSPPAPLPPLAPGALPLAGHIIAYRQDPLGFLMNLAARGRIVGMRLGPIEAFLLREPEDIERVLVSEHRRFWKDRMTRGLGRVLGDGLLTSEGDIWLRHRRLLAPAFHRERIAAYGNDMALAADRFARSLQPGEVRDIHADMMRLTLEIVAKALFDSDVGPRAADVARALHVVVDRFGDGSITLFPWLEHLPLPDNRRSRDAIAVLDDVLLGVVRARRARGGGGSDLLSMLLAAEDDAGRGLSDREMRDELMTLFLAGHETTALALSYAFVQLSKHPDVEARLRAESDAVLGDALPTTEHLARLPFARAVILETLRLYPPAWAIGREAIEETSLAGYRIPKGTQLWISQWVNHRDARYFPEPERFLPERWLGGLERSLPRFAYYPFGGGPRICIGNQFSLLEATIVLATILRRVRVRLLERRPLSLMPMITLRPQGPVVVAYEPAPKPELLRAPVAAAP
- the dinB gene encoding DNA polymerase IV, which codes for MSRVVLHVDMDAFYASVEQRDDPRLRGRPVIVGGHPRRGVVLAASYEVRRFGVRSAMPMARALVLAPSAVVVPPRFAAYVEASEQIHAIFESVTPLVEPLSLDEAFLDVTASRALFGTGEAIATDIRARIADEVHLPASAGVASSKLVAKIASDLAKPNGQRIVAPEDTTHFLAPLPVSRLWGVGPKTEEILRAQGLHTIGDVAARDPVSLGVLLGKLGPHIHALATGHGDDRPVVPDREQKSLGAEDTFEEDLQGAPALAPHVHAQALRVGRRLRRAGLVARVVVLKIKLSDHTLVTRRTTLDEPTDDGTLLHRAALALLDGLPLSRRVRLTGVSAQELSRGGGQLPLFDQGAQRSKRLNQVLDRIADRFGPAAVIPADVAGLGQGSGADDEARRKIGAARFDAPSPISPSRRERGRG
- a CDS encoding ATP-binding protein; translation: MATSEVDIGAAALDISAEALEECAREPIHVPGSVQPHGALLAVREDDLRVVQASENTRALVGVDARALLGQPLRAFLDPGSWDQFERALRQPSLRKESPLFLRFAGLAFTAMLYRSEGLVVLELEASGPPEENRIAGTLQVLLARLSGARTVVDLLRSVANEVKVLTGYDRVMVYRFHEDQHGEVVAEAREPELEPYLGQHYPASDIPAQARRLYTKNLVRCIRDVEAIPSPLVPPDNPRTGRPLDLSDAWLRSVSPVHVQYLRNMGVSASMSISLLRDGALFGLVACHHRAPRLLVPSLRGVCEVLGRVASFQMEMLDQKEAAEQSVRASTLAQRYVERVAAQLGAATHRATAKGEAERGLLGQVSSLLGFVEATGVAVVDEAQVATAGVTPAAEDVRRIVAWLRETMKEPIFVTDALGAELPLARALAPVASGLLVTSFSPEGRTMSMWFRPEIERTISWAGDPRKPVSRDPNTMRIEPRRSFEVWRQTVKGCAEPWKPWEIEAASALRAAVVSIVLGQAADLARLATDLRAALRARDDFLSVASHELRTPIATLRLTLEALQRAAARGGESGLSRADAMPRIEMAMRQVERSAALVDQLLDVSQLSSGKLSLSFAETDLGALVRRVAERLSMQAAAAGSTLEVRTEPDVVGQWDEGRLDQVVTNLLTNAIKYGAGRPVTIEVRRGRREAELVVRDRGIGIPAEAQARIFERFERAVSASHYGGFGLGLWIVRQFVEQMGGHVSVASTEGQGATFTVCLPLARRATPEGEGQGVAGA
- a CDS encoding succinate dehydrogenase; the encoded protein is MSAETLDVSRGARRTFVSSRLGSLLAVAPLGVWTVNHVWDNLAAFQGAEAWQTSVTQHAHPVAHGITLLVVLLPLVIHTVWGLGRLKSMRPNNERYGYFANLRYILQRASAVGVLFFLGAHIWLAMLRPRLLLGHAEAFSDISHEMHHHMPTLVVYILGTLGVAYHLANGIGTFAMGWGLAASRKSIRTIERLSYAFFVVLLAMSWGAIYALWRAGA
- a CDS encoding response regulator → MDDDEDLRRTVTMVLAEEGYSVLEAANGAEALTRLHDGPLPDVILLDLMMPVMNGEQFRRAQRADPSLAEVPVVLMTAAGSRAVEPLMALGPTRVLHKPVGLEPLLEAVDEVASGRGRNGRAK